From Streptomyces sp. CMB-StM0423, a single genomic window includes:
- a CDS encoding winged helix-turn-helix transcriptional regulator gives MRFDRPGDVFLADCPARLTLEVISDKWSMVTLYALGSRPWRHGELRELIGGVSSKVLTQTLRRLERYGMVRRHEYAEVPRRVEYELTELGHTLLPAIAALTTWAEQHGAAVIEALDGHGALDGAGGPGPARRPEGAPAGASASA, from the coding sequence GTGCGTTTCGACCGGCCAGGGGATGTGTTCCTCGCCGACTGCCCGGCCCGGCTGACGCTTGAGGTGATCTCGGACAAGTGGAGCATGGTGACGCTGTACGCGCTCGGCTCCCGACCGTGGCGCCACGGTGAACTGCGCGAACTCATCGGCGGCGTCAGCTCCAAGGTGCTGACGCAGACGCTGCGGCGGCTGGAGCGGTACGGGATGGTGCGCCGGCACGAGTACGCCGAGGTGCCCCGCCGGGTGGAGTACGAGCTGACGGAGCTGGGGCACACCCTGCTGCCGGCGATCGCGGCGCTGACCACCTGGGCGGAGCAGCACGGCGCGGCGGTGATCGAGGCGCTCGACGGCCACGGCGCCCTCGACGGGGCCGGCGGTCCCGGGCCGGCCCGCAGGCCCGAGGGAGCGCCGGCCGGCGCCTCGGCCTCCGCGTAA
- a CDS encoding family 43 glycosylhydrolase: MSPRPFRAVTAAAALLAALAAFAAPGPSAAAEPAAEPVPATAAAPGPPVLDVNFPDPDVVKAGDTYHAYATNGAGKNIQHATSTDLASWSPDGADVLPRLGDWAVPDRGLVWAPEVFDNGAGFTMHYTARDRASDKQCIGVALAATPEGPFEPAGRGPLVCPERQGGAIDASSYTEGGQRYMLWKNDGNCCSTDTWLYVQPMNANGTVVRGKPTPLIRQDRAWEGNVIEAPTLVKRDGRYVLLYSASFYDGNRYKTGYAVADRLTGPYTKVADPLLSTDTFGGAVRGPGGQDVVTAPDGRDRILFHGWSADRSRRAMYATGIGWADGRPVVEGSKVLYQAENAVVNNARIRDSAGAHDGGAVGHIDYANSYVEFSVFAPAAGHRTLSVRYANGSLADSAPVTSSHLLTVGGKAAGSVDYPFTGWEKWATVDQRVRLDAGWNTVRLGRGTYYAELDSIELT, encoded by the coding sequence GTGTCCCCGCGCCCCTTCAGAGCCGTCACCGCCGCCGCGGCCCTACTCGCCGCACTCGCCGCCTTCGCCGCCCCCGGCCCGTCCGCCGCCGCCGAGCCGGCCGCCGAGCCCGTACCCGCAACCGCCGCCGCCCCCGGCCCGCCGGTGCTCGACGTGAACTTCCCCGACCCCGACGTCGTCAAGGCGGGCGACACGTACCACGCCTACGCCACCAACGGCGCCGGCAAGAACATCCAGCACGCCACCTCCACCGACCTCGCCTCCTGGTCGCCGGACGGCGCCGACGTACTGCCCCGCCTCGGCGACTGGGCAGTGCCGGACCGGGGGCTGGTCTGGGCGCCCGAAGTCTTCGACAACGGCGCCGGGTTCACCATGCACTACACCGCGCGCGACCGCGCCAGCGACAAGCAGTGCATCGGCGTCGCCCTGGCCGCCACCCCGGAAGGCCCCTTCGAGCCCGCCGGCCGCGGCCCGCTGGTCTGCCCCGAACGCCAGGGCGGCGCCATCGACGCCTCCAGTTACACCGAGGGCGGCCAGCGCTACATGCTCTGGAAGAACGACGGCAACTGCTGCAGCACGGACACCTGGCTGTACGTCCAGCCCATGAACGCGAACGGCACCGTCGTCAGGGGCAAGCCCACGCCGCTCATCCGCCAGGACCGCGCCTGGGAGGGCAACGTCATCGAGGCGCCGACGCTCGTCAAGCGCGACGGCAGGTACGTACTGCTCTACTCCGCCTCGTTCTACGACGGCAACCGCTACAAGACGGGCTACGCCGTCGCCGACCGCCTCACCGGCCCGTACACCAAGGTGGCCGACCCGCTGCTGAGCACCGACACCTTCGGCGGCGCCGTCCGCGGCCCCGGCGGCCAGGACGTCGTCACCGCCCCGGACGGGCGCGACCGGATCCTCTTCCACGGCTGGAGCGCGGACCGCTCGCGGCGCGCGATGTACGCGACGGGCATCGGCTGGGCGGACGGCCGTCCCGTGGTGGAGGGCAGCAAGGTCCTGTACCAGGCGGAGAACGCCGTCGTGAACAACGCGCGGATCCGCGACTCCGCCGGCGCGCACGACGGCGGCGCCGTCGGGCACATCGACTACGCGAACAGCTACGTGGAGTTCTCCGTCTTCGCCCCGGCCGCCGGCCACCGCACCCTCTCCGTCCGCTACGCCAACGGCTCCCTGGCCGACTCCGCCCCGGTGACCTCGTCGCACCTGCTCACCGTCGGCGGCAAGGCGGCCGGGAGCGTGGACTACCCCTTCACCGGCTGGGAGAAGTGGGCCACGGTCGACCAGCGGGTCCGGCTCGACGCGGGCTGGAACACGGTGCGCCTCGGCCGCGGCACGTACTACGCCGAGCTCGACAGCATCGAGCTCACCTGA
- a CDS encoding ABC transporter substrate-binding protein: MLIRDSRHRPRPDVAHPTRRGLLAAGGALGLGAVLAACGDDSGSGGPDSGAAGGTWRFEDDRGEVAKAGRTPERIVGYVASAAALHDFGIECTGVFGPTTTPDGERDLQAGDLDVAGLTVLGNSYGQFNVEKYASLQPELLVTNMQEPPVLWYVPEESTEEITSLAPAVGIRTSGTSLKAAIGRYAELAAALGADLQAEKVVRAESRFEQASQTLAKTAEDRRGLKVLAVSASTEMLYAAVARDFGDLRYYEELGVEFVTLDNAGDRGFWEESSWETAGRYRADVVMVDRRTGNLQPHQLAESKPTWRRLPAVAAGQVIPWQSEAHHSYAGHAPLMEALADALRDAKQVVR, from the coding sequence ATGCTGATACGCGACAGCCGTCACCGGCCACGCCCCGACGTCGCCCACCCCACCCGCCGCGGCCTGCTCGCCGCCGGCGGCGCGCTCGGCCTCGGCGCCGTGCTCGCCGCCTGCGGCGACGACTCCGGCTCCGGCGGACCGGACTCCGGTGCCGCGGGCGGCACTTGGCGCTTCGAGGACGACCGCGGCGAGGTCGCGAAGGCCGGCCGTACCCCCGAGCGCATCGTCGGCTACGTCGCGTCGGCCGCCGCGCTGCACGACTTCGGCATCGAGTGCACCGGCGTCTTCGGCCCGACCACGACGCCCGACGGCGAGCGCGACCTCCAGGCCGGCGACCTCGACGTGGCCGGCCTGACCGTCCTCGGCAACAGCTACGGCCAGTTCAACGTCGAGAAGTACGCCTCGCTGCAGCCGGAGCTGCTGGTCACCAACATGCAGGAGCCGCCGGTGCTCTGGTACGTACCGGAGGAGAGCACCGAGGAGATCACCTCCCTCGCCCCCGCCGTCGGCATCCGCACCTCCGGCACCTCCCTCAAGGCCGCCATCGGGCGCTACGCGGAGCTGGCCGCGGCGCTCGGCGCCGACCTTCAGGCCGAGAAGGTCGTGCGCGCCGAGTCCCGTTTCGAGCAGGCGTCGCAGACCCTGGCCAAGACCGCGGAGGACCGCCGCGGCCTGAAGGTACTCGCCGTCTCCGCCAGCACCGAGATGCTCTACGCCGCCGTCGCCCGGGACTTCGGCGACCTGCGTTACTACGAGGAACTCGGCGTCGAGTTCGTCACGCTCGACAACGCCGGCGACCGCGGCTTCTGGGAGGAGTCGAGCTGGGAGACCGCCGGCCGGTACCGCGCCGACGTCGTCATGGTCGACCGGCGCACCGGCAACCTCCAGCCGCACCAACTCGCGGAGTCCAAGCCGACCTGGCGCCGGCTGCCCGCGGTCGCCGCCGGGCAGGTGATCCCGTGGCAGAGCGAGGCGCACCACAGCTACGCCGGCCACGCGCCGCTCATGGAGGCGCTGGCCGACGCCCTGCGCGACGCGAAGCAGGTGGTCCGGTGA
- a CDS encoding MFS transporter, producing the protein MSSAQSSDGVAPPRSTSPDPAPGPGAPGLSKAMVTLFAVAAGFAVANIYYCQPLLTAIADTFDVSSDTVSLIVIASTVGYAAGLALLLPLGDIVNKKRLVVNLLLVVAAMQALSAAAFSVSMLIAASAVMSLTAVVAPILVPFAAGLAAPQERGRVTGSVMSGVLMGVLLARTGGGLIAELGGWRTVFAVAAALMVVLALVLRRALPDAPPAAQMPYGKLLRSIFTIMREEPVLRLRCLYGFMSFAGFNALWTSIAFLLDDPPYSYGAGAIGLFGLAGVVGAYAARITGPQVDRGRDNAVTGVLFTVILASWGLMGLDGGTWLWALLLGVVVLDLGVQGMQVVNLAVNFRQRPEARSRITTAYMVAYFSGAIAGSSASAAAYAAGGWDAVVLTGAAFAAVNLLAWCGEMALRARRAPAGQA; encoded by the coding sequence GTGAGTTCGGCACAGTCATCCGACGGCGTGGCGCCGCCGCGCAGCACGTCGCCGGACCCCGCACCCGGCCCGGGCGCGCCGGGCCTCTCCAAGGCGATGGTCACGCTCTTCGCGGTCGCCGCGGGGTTCGCCGTCGCCAACATCTACTACTGCCAGCCGCTGCTGACCGCGATCGCCGACACCTTCGACGTCAGCAGCGACACGGTGTCGCTGATCGTGATCGCCAGCACCGTCGGCTACGCCGCCGGGCTCGCGCTGCTGCTGCCATTGGGCGACATCGTCAACAAGAAGCGCCTGGTGGTGAATCTGCTCCTGGTCGTCGCCGCGATGCAGGCGCTGTCCGCGGCGGCCTTCTCCGTCTCCATGCTGATCGCCGCCTCCGCGGTGATGTCGCTGACCGCCGTCGTCGCGCCGATCCTGGTGCCGTTCGCCGCGGGGCTCGCCGCCCCGCAGGAGCGCGGCCGGGTCACCGGCTCGGTGATGAGCGGCGTGCTCATGGGCGTGCTGCTGGCCCGCACCGGCGGCGGGCTCATCGCCGAACTGGGCGGCTGGCGCACCGTGTTCGCGGTCGCCGCCGCGCTGATGGTCGTGCTCGCGCTGGTGCTCAGGCGGGCGCTGCCCGACGCGCCGCCGGCCGCGCAGATGCCGTACGGGAAGCTGCTGCGCTCCATCTTCACGATCATGCGGGAAGAGCCGGTGCTGCGGCTGCGCTGCCTGTACGGCTTCATGTCCTTCGCCGGCTTCAACGCGCTGTGGACCTCGATCGCGTTCCTGCTCGACGACCCGCCGTACTCCTACGGGGCCGGCGCCATCGGCCTGTTCGGCCTCGCCGGCGTCGTCGGCGCCTACGCGGCGCGGATCACCGGCCCGCAGGTCGACCGGGGCCGGGACAACGCGGTCACCGGGGTCCTGTTCACGGTGATCCTGGCGAGCTGGGGCCTGATGGGCCTGGACGGCGGCACCTGGCTGTGGGCGCTGCTGCTCGGCGTCGTCGTGCTCGACCTCGGCGTGCAGGGCATGCAGGTCGTCAACCTCGCGGTCAACTTCCGGCAGCGCCCCGAGGCGCGCAGCCGCATCACCACCGCGTACATGGTGGCCTACTTCAGCGGGGCCATCGCCGGATCGAGCGCGTCGGCGGCGGCGTACGCGGCCGGCGGCTGGGACGCCGTGGTGCTGACCGGCGCCGCCTTCGCGGCGGTCAACCTGCTGGCGTGGTGCGGCGAGATGGCGCTGCGCGCGCGCCGGGCGCCGGCCGGGCAGGCGTGA
- a CDS encoding MFS transporter, which produces MPEPRAARFRQLTLLSVGHACVDVYQGAVAALVPLFVAERAYSYAAASGVVLAASLLSSVVQPLFGVVTDRRPLPWLLPVSTLAAGAGVALAGVSGSYAVTLAVVALSGIGVAAYHPEAARVARRASAGSHTAMGWFSLGGNLGFATAPPLVAAVVAAGGLRASPLLVLPALAGAALCAAALRGLRPYAPAETADGAGPAGIPGGRDDWPSFARLTGAVVCRSVVFVGLSAFVSLYVPGRTAGGTAAGTAALFVLYLGGAVGTVAGGRLASRFGRLPVVRWSYALSCPAVAGVVFVPGPAVYVFVALTSAGLYVPFSLHITLGQDYLPRHVGTAGGVTLGLAVSAGGLASPVIGVLADATSLTAALSPLIALPAVGLLLLGPLREPGAPR; this is translated from the coding sequence ATGCCCGAGCCCCGCGCCGCCCGCTTCCGGCAGCTGACCCTGCTGTCCGTGGGGCACGCCTGCGTCGACGTGTACCAGGGGGCGGTGGCGGCGCTGGTGCCGTTGTTCGTCGCCGAGCGGGCGTACTCGTACGCCGCGGCCTCGGGGGTGGTGCTGGCGGCCTCGCTGCTGTCGTCGGTGGTGCAGCCGCTGTTCGGGGTGGTGACGGACCGGCGGCCGCTGCCGTGGCTGCTGCCGGTGAGCACGCTGGCGGCCGGCGCGGGGGTGGCGCTGGCCGGGGTCTCCGGCTCGTACGCCGTGACGCTCGCGGTGGTCGCGCTGTCGGGCATCGGGGTGGCCGCGTACCACCCGGAGGCGGCGCGGGTCGCGCGGCGGGCGAGCGCGGGCAGCCACACGGCGATGGGCTGGTTCTCCCTCGGCGGCAACCTGGGCTTCGCCACCGCTCCCCCGCTGGTGGCCGCCGTCGTCGCGGCCGGCGGGCTGCGGGCCTCGCCGCTGCTGGTGCTGCCGGCGCTGGCGGGGGCGGCGCTGTGCGCCGCGGCGCTGCGCGGGCTGCGGCCGTACGCGCCGGCGGAGACGGCGGACGGCGCGGGCCCGGCGGGGATACCCGGGGGCCGGGACGACTGGCCCTCCTTCGCGCGGCTGACCGGGGCGGTGGTCTGCCGTTCCGTGGTGTTCGTAGGACTGAGCGCGTTCGTCTCGCTGTACGTGCCCGGGCGCACGGCGGGCGGGACGGCGGCGGGCACGGCGGCGCTGTTCGTGCTCTATCTGGGCGGCGCGGTGGGCACGGTCGCGGGCGGGCGGCTGGCCTCCCGGTTCGGGCGGCTGCCGGTGGTGCGGTGGTCGTACGCGCTGTCCTGCCCGGCGGTCGCCGGGGTGGTGTTCGTGCCGGGGCCCGCGGTCTACGTCTTCGTGGCCCTCACCTCCGCCGGCCTGTACGTGCCCTTCTCGCTGCACATCACGCTCGGCCAGGACTACCTGCCCCGGCACGTCGGCACCGCGGGCGGCGTCACGCTGGGTCTCGCCGTGAGCGCGGGCGGGCTGGCCAGCCCGGTCATCGGCGTGCTCGCGGACGCGACGTCGCTGACCGCGGCGCTCAGCCCGCTCATCGCCCTGCCGGCGGTGGGGCTGCTGCTCCTGGGGCCGCTGCGCGAGCCGGGGGCACCCCGCTGA
- a CDS encoding family 78 glycoside hydrolase catalytic domain, translating into MSHERETNNGSAWNRRAFLRTSAAAGATAGVIGLGQGAVPAAAAGRDGEDGEDGGEEGLRVERTTVEYAPSLLGTDIAAPRLSWELSAPGSGARQSAYQVRVAPDTEGDGPVVWDSGRVASAQTVGVAYGGPALQTRTRYHWQVRVWDGRGRPSAWSRWSWWETALAESDWRGHWIGAGAAPAPPGFAGASWIWAPGATPQNAPAGPVWFRAALELPAGAEVSAARIVATADDDFTLFLDGMQVLHAPQQTDGWRTGRQADVTDAVRAADGRVVVAVRATNRGGASVNPGGLLVRLMVHRGDDVTELVTGPGWRCADQEQDGWQQPGFDDGAWAAATVLAPYGQGPWGSGAAVPAEVRPAPLLRREFTVGRPVRRARLYLSGLAYYEAEINGRHVGRQVLDPGFTDYDETVLYAVHDVTDLVTRGANAIGVTLGRGFFGMTTPNVWNWHQPPWHGEPRLLAQLEIEHPGGARTTVATDGSWRLTEGPTRSDCLYAGETYDAREHPAGWTRPGFDDTAWARPARQDPPKGTLRAQPHDAIQVIDTVRPVAVTAHGDTWIVDMGRTLAGWSRLSVRAPAGTVVRLVHGEKLKADGSVHAETGHVPGRFQTDEYVCAGGGSAEVWEPKFSYKGFRYVQISGLPARPEPGDVLGRVVHTPVADTGTFGCSEPFYEQLERAMRRTVQNNLHGIPTDTPMYEKNGWTGDAQVGAPVMMYALGMHRMLGKWLDDLRDSQNAEGQVPVIVPSGGWGYRDLAPAPEWTTVYPFLVREMYRVYGDERVVRDHLPALTRYLDWELDRLVDGLAVTALGDYLPPGYGGNPPEDTRLTATSYLHRALTDTAAMADLAGESGTRDRYLAAADDLREALNAAFLGPEGHYRTAKDPGYRQTNNCIPLAFGLVPAGARASVTASLLADIEKRGNHLNTGALGTSVLLRALTAEGHADVAHAIATQRTYPGWGYWFDNGADTMWEMWQLDSRSRDHYFQGTVVQWLYENVAGLRPGDAGYRTFAVRPDARAGVDWARTELHTVRGPAAVSWSRIDATVRLAVRVPVGSTAEVHVPSGSRADVREPEGAEFVRTEPGFAVYRVPHGSWTFTGKP; encoded by the coding sequence ATGAGCCACGAGCGCGAGACGAACAACGGAAGTGCATGGAACCGGCGGGCCTTTCTGCGCACCTCCGCCGCCGCCGGCGCGACAGCCGGCGTCATCGGCCTCGGCCAGGGCGCCGTCCCCGCCGCCGCGGCCGGCCGGGACGGCGAGGACGGCGAGGACGGCGGCGAGGAGGGACTGCGCGTCGAGCGCACCACCGTCGAGTACGCGCCCTCCCTCCTCGGCACCGACATCGCCGCACCCCGGCTGAGCTGGGAGCTGTCCGCGCCGGGCAGCGGCGCGCGGCAGAGCGCGTACCAGGTCAGGGTGGCGCCGGACACCGAGGGCGACGGTCCCGTGGTGTGGGACTCCGGCCGGGTCGCCTCGGCGCAGACCGTCGGCGTCGCCTACGGCGGTCCCGCGCTGCAGACCCGTACCCGCTACCACTGGCAGGTGCGGGTCTGGGACGGCCGGGGCCGGCCGTCGGCCTGGAGCAGATGGAGCTGGTGGGAGACCGCGCTGGCGGAGAGCGACTGGCGCGGCCACTGGATCGGCGCCGGCGCCGCGCCCGCGCCGCCCGGCTTCGCCGGGGCGTCGTGGATCTGGGCGCCCGGTGCCACGCCGCAGAACGCCCCCGCGGGACCGGTCTGGTTCCGCGCCGCGCTCGAACTGCCCGCCGGGGCCGAGGTGTCGGCGGCCCGGATCGTGGCCACCGCCGACGACGACTTCACCCTCTTCCTCGACGGCATGCAGGTACTGCACGCCCCGCAGCAGACCGACGGCTGGCGCACCGGGCGGCAGGCCGACGTCACCGACGCGGTCCGCGCGGCGGACGGCCGGGTGGTCGTCGCCGTACGGGCCACCAACCGGGGCGGCGCCTCGGTCAACCCGGGCGGTCTGCTCGTACGCCTCATGGTGCACCGCGGCGACGACGTCACCGAACTGGTCACCGGGCCCGGCTGGCGGTGCGCGGATCAGGAGCAGGACGGCTGGCAGCAGCCCGGCTTCGACGACGGCGCGTGGGCGGCGGCGACGGTGCTCGCGCCGTACGGCCAGGGCCCCTGGGGCAGCGGCGCGGCGGTGCCCGCCGAGGTGCGGCCCGCGCCGCTGCTGCGCCGCGAGTTCACCGTCGGCCGGCCCGTGCGGCGCGCCCGGCTGTACCTCAGCGGACTCGCCTACTACGAGGCCGAGATCAACGGCCGTCACGTCGGCCGCCAGGTCCTCGACCCGGGCTTCACCGACTACGACGAGACCGTGCTGTACGCCGTCCACGACGTCACCGACCTGGTCACGCGCGGCGCCAACGCCATCGGCGTCACCCTGGGCCGCGGCTTCTTCGGCATGACGACGCCCAACGTCTGGAACTGGCACCAGCCGCCGTGGCACGGCGAGCCCCGGCTGCTGGCCCAGTTGGAGATCGAGCACCCGGGCGGCGCCCGTACCACCGTGGCCACCGACGGCAGTTGGCGCCTCACCGAGGGCCCCACCCGCTCCGACTGCCTCTACGCCGGCGAGACCTACGACGCCCGCGAGCACCCCGCGGGCTGGACCCGGCCGGGCTTCGACGACACCGCCTGGGCGCGGCCCGCGCGCCAGGACCCGCCCAAGGGGACCCTGCGCGCCCAGCCCCACGACGCCATCCAGGTCATCGACACCGTCCGGCCGGTCGCCGTCACCGCCCACGGCGACACCTGGATCGTCGACATGGGCCGCACCCTGGCCGGCTGGTCGCGGCTGTCGGTACGCGCCCCCGCGGGCACCGTCGTGCGGCTCGTGCACGGTGAGAAGCTGAAGGCCGACGGCAGCGTGCACGCCGAGACGGGACATGTGCCGGGCCGCTTCCAGACGGACGAGTACGTCTGCGCGGGCGGCGGGTCCGCGGAGGTGTGGGAGCCCAAGTTCTCGTACAAGGGCTTCCGTTACGTGCAGATCAGCGGGCTGCCCGCCAGGCCGGAGCCCGGCGACGTCCTCGGCCGCGTCGTGCACACGCCGGTCGCCGACACCGGCACGTTCGGCTGCTCGGAGCCGTTCTACGAGCAGTTGGAGCGCGCCATGCGCCGCACCGTGCAGAACAACCTGCACGGCATCCCCACCGACACCCCGATGTACGAGAAGAACGGCTGGACGGGCGACGCGCAGGTCGGCGCGCCCGTGATGATGTACGCGCTGGGCATGCACCGGATGCTCGGCAAGTGGCTGGACGACCTCCGCGACAGCCAGAACGCCGAGGGGCAGGTGCCGGTGATCGTGCCCAGCGGCGGCTGGGGCTACCGCGACCTGGCACCCGCGCCGGAGTGGACGACCGTCTACCCGTTCCTGGTCCGGGAGATGTACCGCGTGTACGGCGACGAGCGCGTCGTACGCGACCATCTGCCGGCGCTCACGCGCTATCTGGACTGGGAGCTGGACCGGCTGGTGGACGGGCTGGCGGTGACCGCACTCGGCGACTACCTGCCGCCCGGCTACGGCGGCAACCCGCCCGAGGACACCCGGCTGACCGCCACCTCGTATCTGCACCGGGCGCTCACCGACACCGCGGCGATGGCGGACCTGGCGGGCGAGTCCGGCACCCGGGACCGGTACCTGGCCGCCGCCGACGACCTCAGGGAGGCGCTGAACGCCGCGTTCCTGGGGCCGGAGGGCCACTACCGCACGGCGAAGGACCCGGGCTACCGGCAGACGAACAACTGCATACCGCTGGCCTTCGGCCTGGTGCCGGCCGGGGCGCGGGCGAGCGTCACCGCGTCGCTGCTCGCCGACATCGAGAAGCGCGGCAACCACCTCAACACGGGCGCACTGGGCACCAGCGTGCTGCTGCGCGCGCTGACCGCAGAGGGGCACGCCGACGTGGCACACGCCATCGCGACGCAGCGCACGTACCCGGGTTGGGGCTACTGGTTCGACAACGGCGCGGACACCATGTGGGAGATGTGGCAGCTCGACTCGCGCTCGCGGGACCACTACTTCCAGGGCACGGTGGTCCAGTGGCTGTACGAGAACGTGGCCGGGCTGCGGCCGGGCGACGCCGGCTACCGCACGTTCGCGGTGCGCCCGGACGCGCGCGCCGGGGTGGACTGGGCGCGTACGGAGCTGCACACGGTGCGCGGTCCCGCGGCCGTGTCGTGGTCGCGGATCGACGCGACGGTGCGGCTGGCGGTGCGGGTCCCGGTGGGGTCGACGGCGGAGGTGCACGTGCCGAGCGGGTCGCGCGCGGACGTCCGGGAGCCGGAGGGCGCGGAGTTCGTACGGACCGAGCCCGGCTTCGCGGTGTACCGGGTGCCGCACGGCTCGTGGACGTTTACGGGGAAGCCGTGA
- a CDS encoding aminoglycoside adenylyltransferase family protein, whose protein sequence is MEDQVRTVMTLVDDVLGPEVAGAYLHGSAVLGGLRPASDVDVLVVARRSLTDGERRALLDGLLRVSGFTGGLRPVELTVVVESGIRPWRYPPTGDFLYGEWLREEFEAGGPPRPEPMPDLAIVLTMTLAGDHALAGPPPARVLDPVPFEDVARAATAGIPELLAGADGDTRNVLLTLARIWSTLATGEIRPKDAAAAWALDRLPPEHQPVLEYARELYLGSRYAEESWTEELRAAVRPHTEYVVAEIGKLSRP, encoded by the coding sequence ATGGAAGATCAGGTGCGCACGGTCATGACGCTGGTCGACGACGTACTGGGCCCCGAGGTCGCCGGCGCCTACCTGCACGGCTCCGCCGTCCTCGGCGGGCTGCGCCCCGCCAGCGACGTGGACGTCCTCGTCGTCGCCCGCCGCTCGCTGACCGACGGCGAGCGGCGGGCGCTCCTCGACGGGCTGCTGCGGGTGTCCGGGTTCACCGGCGGGCTGCGCCCGGTGGAGCTGACGGTGGTCGTGGAGTCCGGGATCCGGCCGTGGCGCTACCCGCCGACCGGCGACTTCCTGTACGGGGAGTGGCTGCGCGAGGAGTTCGAGGCGGGCGGGCCGCCGCGGCCGGAGCCCATGCCCGACCTGGCGATCGTGCTCACGATGACGCTGGCCGGTGACCACGCGCTCGCGGGACCGCCGCCCGCGCGGGTGCTGGACCCGGTGCCGTTCGAGGACGTGGCCCGCGCCGCGACGGCCGGCATCCCGGAGCTGCTGGCCGGGGCGGACGGCGACACCCGCAACGTGCTGCTCACCCTGGCCCGGATCTGGAGCACGCTGGCCACCGGGGAGATCCGCCCCAAGGACGCCGCCGCCGCGTGGGCGCTGGACCGGCTGCCGCCGGAGCACCAGCCGGTGCTGGAGTACGCGCGGGAGCTGTATCTCGGCAGCCGGTACGCGGAGGAGAGCTGGACCGAGGAGCTGAGGGCCGCGGTGCGTCCGCACACGGAGTACGTGGTCGCCGAGATCGGGAAGCTGTCCCGGCCCTGA
- a CDS encoding AAA family ATPase, giving the protein MKIAISGTYSAGKTSTVMALSHYTGIPRTLARTIREIMPETLPGRKLADVTPAEFLQLVMRRHTGRAVAEARLGDRFISDGSSLQEWLYGEGRIRYGMNPNASAGDPSFRPVEATPEMRFFAEVVEQYGRAMRQHVKATFDAYVHLRNELPVTADGHRPMNDRFRATVDGMLLETLDELEIPYHIVSGTMPERLETIAGIFGWEPVMAVEEAIELARRDYAGQDFRWETERVPAAG; this is encoded by the coding sequence ATGAAGATCGCCATATCCGGCACCTACTCCGCCGGTAAGACGTCGACCGTGATGGCACTTTCGCACTACACGGGGATTCCGCGTACTCTCGCGCGCACGATCCGGGAGATCATGCCCGAGACCCTGCCGGGCAGGAAGCTGGCGGACGTGACGCCGGCGGAGTTCCTCCAGCTCGTGATGCGCCGGCACACCGGCCGCGCCGTGGCCGAGGCGCGGCTCGGCGACCGCTTCATCTCCGACGGGTCGTCGCTGCAGGAGTGGCTCTACGGCGAGGGCCGCATCCGCTACGGCATGAACCCGAACGCCAGCGCCGGCGACCCGTCGTTCCGCCCGGTCGAAGCCACCCCCGAGATGCGCTTCTTCGCGGAGGTCGTGGAGCAGTACGGCCGGGCGATGCGGCAGCACGTGAAGGCGACGTTCGACGCGTACGTGCACCTGCGCAACGAGCTGCCCGTGACCGCCGACGGCCACCGCCCGATGAACGACCGGTTCCGCGCGACGGTGGACGGGATGCTGCTGGAGACGCTCGACGAGCTGGAGATCCCGTACCACATCGTCAGCGGCACCATGCCCGAGCGGCTGGAGACCATCGCCGGCATCTTCGGCTGGGAGCCGGTGATGGCCGTCGAGGAGGCCATCGAGCTGGCCCGGCGGGACTACGCGGGACAGGACTTCCGCTGGGAGACCGAGCGGGTCCCGGCCGCGGGCTGA
- a CDS encoding AraC family transcriptional regulator — MPDIRHTPEAPTRATTLAAGARIDAHRHDDHQLVYAGAGVLAVTTDAGTWFAPGTRALWVPAGCVHAHRAYGRLDLHLIGVPAATDPLGLGAPAVLAVSPLLRELILACTRDPYDETAERQRLHTVLLDRLRAAAAAGAAGQPVPLPAPADPRLAAVCDVLYADPADQRTLAVLGRAAGAGERTLSRLFRRETGMTFPQWRTQVRLYHALRLLADDVPVTTVAHRCGWSSASAFIDVYRRAYGTTPGSHRRS; from the coding sequence ATGCCGGATATCCGCCACACCCCCGAGGCGCCCACCCGGGCCACGACGCTGGCCGCGGGCGCGCGCATCGACGCGCACCGGCACGACGATCACCAACTCGTCTACGCCGGCGCCGGCGTGCTCGCCGTCACCACCGACGCGGGCACCTGGTTCGCGCCCGGCACCCGTGCGCTGTGGGTGCCCGCGGGCTGCGTCCACGCCCACCGCGCGTACGGCCGGCTCGACCTGCACCTCATCGGCGTACCCGCCGCCACCGACCCCCTCGGGCTCGGCGCGCCCGCCGTCCTGGCCGTCAGCCCGCTGCTGCGCGAGCTGATCCTCGCCTGCACCCGCGACCCGTACGACGAGACCGCCGAGCGGCAGCGGCTGCACACCGTCCTGCTGGACCGGCTGCGCGCCGCCGCCGCAGCCGGCGCCGCGGGGCAGCCGGTGCCGCTGCCCGCGCCCGCGGACCCGCGGCTCGCCGCCGTCTGCGACGTGCTGTACGCAGACCCCGCCGACCAGCGCACGCTGGCCGTCCTGGGCCGGGCCGCGGGCGCGGGGGAGCGGACGCTCAGCCGCCTCTTTCGCCGCGAGACGGGCATGACGTTCCCGCAGTGGCGCACGCAGGTGCGCCTTTACCACGCGCTGCGGCTGCTCGCCGACGACGTGCCGGTGACGACGGTCGCGCACCGCTGCGGCTGGTCCTCGGCGAGCGCCTTCATCGACGTCTACCGCCGCGCCTACGGCACCACCCCGGGCAGCCACCGCCGGAGTTGA